The Chitinophagales bacterium genome has a window encoding:
- a CDS encoding leucyl aminopeptidase: protein MKFSILQKEPKKHQLYILDTINELKQVTVLDKEEAEYAKKAHKNKESLIRINQYNRFVFIYILEEQPTESQVSEAIRNTGATLQTIAVKHSMDELCIISLSKVRNAAYALAEGLALANYQFLKYKSSATVNSLQTITFTQKSITVKEVQQLTITTEAVIRARNLVNEPLNYLSAVQLAKEIAALGKEAGFTVTTLQKAAIVKEKMGGILAVNMGSKNPPTFTVMEYKPKKALNKKPIVLVGKGVVYDTGGVSLKPTANSMDRMKSDMSGSAVVTGSMYGIAKMQLPLHVIALVPATDNRPGEDAYVPGDVITMYSGTTVEVLNTDAEGRLLLADALHWAKRYSPELVLDFATLTGAASVAVGPHGIVCMGTAGEDVKKSFHESGYRQYERLVEYPLWDEYGKKLKSDIADMKNIGDGNGGAISAGKFLEHFTDYPWMHFDIAGVSFNTAKTGYLPAGGTGYGIRMLLDFLQHYGKN, encoded by the coding sequence ATGAAGTTCAGCATTTTACAGAAAGAGCCTAAGAAGCACCAGTTGTATATACTGGATACTATTAACGAACTGAAACAAGTAACAGTTCTGGATAAAGAAGAGGCAGAGTATGCCAAAAAAGCGCATAAGAATAAGGAAAGCCTTATACGCATCAACCAATACAACAGGTTTGTATTCATATATATATTAGAAGAACAACCAACAGAATCGCAGGTTTCGGAAGCTATACGTAATACAGGCGCTACACTGCAAACCATAGCTGTAAAACACAGTATGGATGAGTTGTGTATCATCAGCTTGTCAAAAGTGCGCAACGCAGCTTATGCGCTTGCAGAAGGCCTGGCACTGGCCAACTACCAATTCCTGAAATATAAGAGCAGCGCTACCGTAAACAGCCTGCAAACCATCACTTTTACCCAAAAATCAATAACAGTAAAAGAGGTGCAGCAACTGACTATAACGACAGAAGCTGTAATCCGTGCAAGAAACCTGGTGAATGAGCCACTGAATTACCTTTCGGCTGTACAACTGGCGAAAGAAATAGCCGCGCTGGGCAAGGAAGCCGGGTTTACTGTCACTACCTTACAGAAAGCCGCAATAGTAAAAGAGAAAATGGGAGGCATACTGGCCGTGAATATGGGTAGTAAGAACCCTCCTACGTTCACTGTAATGGAGTATAAACCCAAAAAGGCGCTGAACAAAAAGCCAATAGTGCTGGTGGGTAAGGGTGTAGTATATGATACAGGTGGAGTCTCTCTGAAACCCACTGCCAACAGCATGGACAGGATGAAAAGCGATATGAGTGGCTCTGCTGTGGTTACAGGCTCCATGTACGGCATAGCCAAAATGCAATTACCATTGCACGTGATAGCCCTTGTACCTGCAACCGACAACCGTCCCGGAGAGGACGCCTATGTGCCGGGAGATGTAATAACCATGTATAGTGGCACTACTGTTGAGGTATTGAATACTGATGCAGAAGGCCGCCTGCTGCTGGCAGACGCACTGCACTGGGCCAAACGCTATAGCCCTGAGTTAGTGCTGGATTTCGCTACACTGACGGGTGCCGCCTCGGTAGCTGTAGGCCCGCATGGCATAGTATGCATGGGTACAGCCGGCGAAGATGTGAAGAAGTCATTTCACGAAAGTGGTTACCGCCAATATGAGCGATTGGTAGAATACCCCTTATGGGACGAATATGGCAAAAAACTCAAGTCGGACATCGCTGATATGAAGAACATTGGCGATGGTAATGGCGGCGCTATATCTGCCGGTAAGTTCCTGGAGCATTTTACAGACTACCCATGGATGCACTTTGATATAGCGGGTGTATCATTCAATACTGCCAAAACAGGCTACCTGCCCGCAGGTGGTACAGGCTACGGTATACGCATGCTGCTGGACTTTTTACAGCATTACGGCAAGAACTAA
- the rsmA gene encoding ribosomal RNA small subunit methyltransferase A, whose amino-acid sequence MKQPYTLKKSLGQHFLQDENICMKIVEQLPEKKGMQVLEIGPGGGAITKYIIQKQDISYKAIEVDEEKVKYLQATYPDLQGKIVQQDILKADVPYEGHFTVIGNFPYNISSPILFKILEWEPLVDEVIGMFQKEVAQRVSSGPGSKVYGILSVLMQAFFKVEYLFDVHQKCFTPPPKVMSGVLKCTNINNPYSIDNKRKFITLVKTAFGQRRKTLRNALKPLLSAEALKDPIMDKRAEQLSVADFVRLYKAYYA is encoded by the coding sequence TTGAAGCAACCATATACATTAAAGAAAAGCCTGGGGCAGCATTTTCTGCAGGATGAAAATATCTGTATGAAAATAGTGGAGCAGTTGCCTGAAAAAAAAGGAATGCAGGTATTGGAAATTGGTCCCGGTGGTGGGGCTATAACCAAATATATCATTCAGAAACAAGACATTAGCTATAAAGCTATTGAGGTAGATGAGGAGAAGGTGAAGTATTTGCAGGCCACATACCCTGACCTACAAGGCAAGATCGTACAGCAGGATATACTCAAAGCAGATGTGCCCTATGAAGGGCATTTTACCGTTATAGGCAATTTCCCGTATAATATATCATCGCCCATATTATTTAAGATACTGGAGTGGGAGCCACTGGTAGACGAAGTGATAGGTATGTTCCAGAAAGAGGTGGCTCAGCGGGTCAGCTCAGGTCCAGGATCTAAAGTATATGGTATTTTAAGTGTATTGATGCAGGCCTTTTTCAAGGTAGAATACCTGTTTGATGTACACCAGAAATGCTTTACGCCACCTCCCAAAGTAATGAGCGGGGTACTTAAGTGTACAAATATTAATAATCCATATAGCATAGATAACAAACGAAAGTTCATCACGCTTGTGAAAACAGCTTTCGGACAAAGACGTAAAACGCTACGCAACGCACTAAAACCGCTGTTAAGTGCTGAAGCACTGAAAGACCCGATCATGGATAAAAGGGCTGAACAATTATCAGTTGCCGATTTCGTAAGGCTATATAAAGCATATTATGCATGA
- a CDS encoding hydroxyacid dehydrogenase, whose protein sequence is MRGKVLIAAPVHDILTDGLIDRDYELIVREKITQNEAKNLLKGCTGIVTSTRLIIDRELLDSAPDLKWVGRMGSGMEIIDLEYAKSKGITCFSSPEGNRNAVAEHAMGMLLSLTKKIRKSSNEVIDGKWLRDENRGEELEGKNAGIIGFGHTGSCFAKKLAAFDVKIYAYDSSEEILLPEYVERCPSLEKIFETCDIISFHVPLTNKTVHYMDKTFVERMRKPFILINTSRGKVVDTEALSDGLSAGKISGACLDVWEEEPITAMTPRMKDYLHKISQLDQVIITPHIAGYSHEALYKMSKVLLDRIVMLG, encoded by the coding sequence ATGAGAGGAAAGGTATTAATAGCAGCACCTGTGCACGATATACTAACCGATGGGTTGATAGATAGAGACTATGAATTGATAGTGCGGGAGAAAATAACCCAGAACGAGGCTAAAAATCTGCTTAAAGGCTGTACAGGAATTGTAACATCTACCCGCCTGATTATTGATAGGGAATTGCTGGATAGTGCGCCAGACCTGAAATGGGTAGGGCGCATGGGCAGTGGTATGGAGATAATAGACCTGGAATATGCAAAATCAAAAGGTATAACTTGTTTCAGTAGCCCTGAAGGCAACCGTAATGCCGTGGCAGAACACGCTATGGGAATGCTGCTGAGCCTAACCAAAAAGATCAGGAAGAGCAGTAATGAAGTTATTGACGGCAAATGGCTGCGAGATGAGAACAGGGGTGAAGAGTTGGAGGGCAAAAATGCGGGTATTATTGGTTTTGGCCATACCGGAAGCTGTTTTGCAAAGAAGCTTGCAGCATTTGATGTGAAAATATATGCATATGACTCTTCAGAGGAAATTTTGCTACCTGAATATGTAGAAAGATGCCCGAGTCTTGAAAAAATATTTGAAACATGTGATATAATAAGTTTTCATGTTCCGTTGACTAACAAGACGGTTCATTACATGGACAAAACCTTTGTCGAGCGAATGAGAAAACCATTCATTCTTATCAATACGTCCCGTGGGAAAGTGGTAGATACAGAAGCACTTTCAGACGGTCTTTCTGCGGGTAAAATATCGGGCGCATGCCTTGATGTATGGGAGGAAGAGCCGATTACGGCAATGACGCCACGGATGAAAGATTACCTGCACAAGATCAGTCAATTAGACCAGGTAATAATTACTCCGCATATAGCAGGTTACAGCCATGAAGCCCTGTACAAAATGAGCAAGGTTCTATTAGACAGAATTGTCATGTTGGGGTAA